The window ATTCAATTACGAAATGGAGCTGGTAATCCTGGTTTACATCACCCGACCAGGCACCGGGCGTAAACTGTCTCGATACCCCTTCAATCCGCCTGTCGCTTACTTTTTTCAGGGTTACATTTTTAAGTGTATAGGCATATTCAGAGGGGATTTGTAAATCAATCATCACCCTCGAATCAGTAGCTTTAGGGTAGGTATAACGCTGGAAACCGCAGCGGGTAGTGGCAGTTAGCTCTGCTTTAACCTTATAATCGCTTAGCATTACTTTATAGTAACCCAAAGGGGCTTCTTCTGTTGCTTTATCAATCTGCGAGCGGTAGCCCTCGCCAGTACTCCGCTCATCGCCTGTTTTAATCTTTAGCGGGCCGTTTACCGGCAGCATGCCTAAGCCGGCCATTGTCCATTCGTGGATGTGGCTAAATACACCCACACTCTCAAAACTTGGTTCGTAACCAGCCTGCCAGCCGTTATTCTGGTTGTCGGGGCTGAGTTTTACCATACTAAAGGGCATCCAGGGGCCAGGAGCAATCATCCAGCGGGAATGAGCAGTGCCCATTCTGGTATCTACATAATCTGCAGGCGTAAACAACCGTTGTGCCGATCGTTTTACCATGCCATTTTCCAGCAATATCCCATCACTGTAAATCTCATACTTACTTTGTTTAGCTACTGTAACAGCAGGCATGGGCACCTCGAACTGGTATCTTGCACTATCCAGCCGCTCACGGAATACCTCACTACCATCCAGTTTTACCGTTAGCACAGGTTTGCCAGAAATCAGCTGTGCATCGACTAATAAAGGCTGAATTTCTTTACCTTGCGCGTTAAGTTGATAATCCGCAGGCTTTACCCTTCTCAAAAACACATTTTTATTGCTGATTAACCTGGCCGAAGCCGGGCCTTCCAACCTCACCTGATCAAACACCAGCCACGATCCCTCAAGGGTGGTCATCAAAATCTCATTACCGCCTTTCCGCAACTGTTTCGCTTCAAGTGGAATTTCAATTTTATATTCGTGTGCTGTGTTTAAATCACCTTCAAAAGACTTATCAGCCTCCCGTTTAGGCAATTGTTTTACATGCGAAACACCATTAATGGTAACTTTAAACAGGGGAGGTAGTGTGCCCTGATAACCAATCAGGTCTACTACAAATTTCCAGCCCGCTCCTGTAGGCTGGTGTTGCAGGCCGAATAAAATATTGGCATTATGTGTTCTTAGACCTGAGGTTCCGCCTGTGCCTCCCCAGGCATCTTTGGGGCCAGGCAATATATAAGCCCAATCCTGCTCAGGCTTTGAAACACCAATCAGATAAAACTTATCTTCCCAGCCAAAATCTTTTTCCAAAAAATGCTTATAACCCGATGGCGCCAGCGCCAGTTCTGCCGATTTGTTATCTGCATTGCCGATTTGCCACAAAGTTGTTTGGGCGCTCGTGGTACTGGTTAAGTACAACAAAAGCAGGGTTAGTAATTTGTTCAGGGATAATTTTCTCTTGTTCATTTGTGTTTACATTTTTGATCTACTCTACCGCTTAGCTTATAATGAAATAAGTATAAACTGGAGTAAATAGTTTGTATGTACATATTAAAAATTGAAGTTAGTTAGAATTTAGTGTTTTTAGATGTAAAAAATGAAAATAGTATCCTTTTTTATCAAGGGACATAAATAGCCTTGTTACGGAAAGCGTAATATGTATGTACAATATTTGTTTTTATGATTGCTTTCTAATCAGAACCGGAAATCTCATCTGTGCGAAAATGAATGAATTTGAAAATACCACCCTAAGTAGGGAAGCTTTGATTTTTAGGCGAATTATCTGTTTGTAAATGGTGCTTTAATTTTAAAAAATAATTTTTTATTAACTTTCTTATGTTTAGTTTTATTAAACATTTACACAATAATATTAAACATTTAAACTATGAAAAAATTAAAATCCCTACTATTTCTAATTGCGACGGCGCTGGTCGTACTTTCGTGTAAAAAGGCTGTAACAGAGGCTGGTGCAAGTGCATCATCCCCGGATGAAAAGGCAACTGCGCGGAATATCTTGGCTGTAAAACCTAAAAAAGTACTTTTTATTGGTATTGATGGTTGTGTGTGGAAAGCCCTCACAGCGACTAATGCACCGAACCTAAAAAACCTGATGGACCAGTCTTATACAAGCACCAATGCATTGGCACAGGTGCCCACCTGGTCATCAAACGGATGGTCGGCATTGTTTACTGGTGTAGGTGTTGCCAAACACAAAGCATCTGATAATAGCTTTTCGGGTGCTGACTTTGTAAACTATCCTTCTTTTTTCCGGCAGATTAAAACCAGCTTACCTGCTTTAAGAACAGCATCGATCGTAACCTGGTCGTCGATAAATAATTTTATTGTCGCCACACCTGATGTAACTGTAAAACAGAACAGTGCAAATGATAATGCCACTGAAGTCAGAATTATACAGGAAATTACCAGCAGCAATACAGATGTTTCCTTTTGTCATTTCGATAATGTAGATCATGCCGGCCATGCGAGTAACTACAGGCTTACCTCACAAATGTATATTGATTCGGTAAAGGCCGTTGATGCCAGAGTAGGAAGGATACTGAATGCGGTAAAAACGCGGACTACTTATAACAATGAAGATTGGCTTATTGTAGTTGCTACAGATCATGGCGGCGATTTAAGTCACGGGGAAGTAGTTACCTGGAGCAAAATGCATTTATTATCCTGAACAATAGCGCAATTAGCCCACAACTGGTAAATACACTGCCCACCACTACCACCGAATCAAATCCGCATAATATTACCACTGTCGATTTTAAAACAAATGTGTACGGAGAGCTTCCAGCCTTAAGTAACCTGAACTTAAGTGCAACCAGCAGTTTTACCATCGAATTTAGGGCCAGGGCAACTACAACCACCAGCGATCCGGTAATTATCGGTAATAAAAACTGGGCGAGTGGTTATAACAAAGGCATTATAATTGCCAATAGAAATGGTGTAATCAGGGCTAACTTTGGCGATGGAACACACCGCCTGGATATAGATGGGGTAGACCTCAGTGATCAGTTATGGCATCAGGTAGCTGTGGTAGTTAACCGGGGTACACAAAAAGCTATCCTATATGATGGTGGCATTCAGGTAGCCGAAGGTAATATCTCGTCGGTGGGCGATTTACAAAGCGGTAATGTATTTAAAATCGGGCAGGATGGAACTGGCAATTATAGCCCTTATTTTACCGGTAATATTTCTGAGCTAAGGTTGTTTAAATCGGCTTTACCGGCAACCAGTATCAGTGCATACAGTTTTACCGCTTTAACATCTGCACACCCACAGCAAGCAGATTTAGTTTTATATACCAAGGGGAATGAAACATCCGGAACGGTTTACAACGGTACATTGGTTACGCCAAAAATAAATATCCTAACCAAAAACAGCGCGACAATTACCCGCAGTGCTTTAACGGTTCCAATTTTTTATCGTAAAACAACCGATTATCATGGTGCTCCATATTTATACACCGTGCCGCCAACCATTTTAAGCTTTCTGGGTATTAGCCCTCCGGCTTATTATGACGGGCAAACCCTGATTAATTTTTAATTGATTATGAAAATGATAGACTTAAAAAGCACTAAGGTTTTGATCAGGAATACTTAATTATACTTTAAGAGTTATGCATAATGTAATACAGCCTGAAATCCTATGATTTCAGACTGTATTTTTTGTAAGGAAAGCTGCCAGCGAACCAGATATCTGTTCTTAGTCTGCAAAATTGTTAATTCTAATCAGCATTTTATTAAGGAATTTTGCCTTTTTTACATAGCCTTTCAAATAGACTGAAATGTCTCATTTGTTTTGTGTAAGGCCTGTTCTACCAACAAAAAGCTGCTTTTTTGTCCGGATTTAGCTGCTTAGCTAGCTTAAAATAATACTACTGCATGAGCAGAACCTTTTTTTACAATTTGTTGCAGTGGTTTAAAGTACATAGCTTTATCAGCGCCTTTAAACATTTGTTAAAGAGGCATAAACCAAATATCGAACTATTCCCTGCCTAATTTGAGATGGATATTATTGCATTACAACATAGGATTGCATTAATGAGAGATGAAACAGCTTACAAAAAGCTATTTCTCCATTTTTATTCAGGGCTATTGCGCTTTAGCATCACTTACGTAAAACAGAAAGAGATTGCCGAAGAAATTGTATCAGATGTATTGTTGAAAGTGTGGACGATGGAAAAAGCGCTGCTCGATGTTTCAAATGCCAAAGTATACCTTTTCTGTGCAACTAAAAACAGCTCGATTAACTTTTTGGTGAGAAATAGAAAATATACCACCTGGGATATTGATCAGGTAGCCCCATCAAGTTTAGTAGAACTTTCTACACCAATGGAAAGGATGCTGGATGCCGAATTGAAGGAAAAGATCGAAAAATGCGTTAAAGCCCTCTCTCCTAAATGCAGGATGGCTTTTATGTTAAACAGGCAGGATGGCCTTTCTTACCGTGAAGTTGCTGAGATCATGGAAATTTCTTCGAATACCGTTGACCGGCATCTGCAGCTGGCACAGCAAAAACTGGGCGCTGCTTTAAGCGTATATCTACACCGTTAAAAATATTTAAAATTTTATTGGGGACTTTTCCCTTTTCTGTTGTCTTACACATTAATAACCTTTTTTATTGATGGACGACGCACGCTTTTACTGGCTGATCAACCAGGTTAATGCCGGTAATATTTTAGACGAAGAATTAAATGAATTGCACGAACTTATGGAGTACGATCCGGGTTTGCGCACTATATATACCCTTTTAACGGCTAAATCTGAGCCTCAAAGCCGGGCAGAAGAAGCACAAGCCATGGAGGCCTACATGGCACATTATGCTAAAATGCAGTTGTCGGGCCATTTTGATCAGGCAACAACAGACCAATCCTTATTATCACAAAAAACTGAAAAGAAAAAGATATTCAAACTTCCTAAAAGGCTACTCCAGGCTGCTGCAGCAATGCTGTTGCTTGCAATCCCCATTTACTTGCTGATGTTAAAAAAACAAAGTAATCAAGAGCTGGTATTGGTAACCAAAAAAGGAGAAAAAAATAAGGTTGTATTGGCCGATGGTACCAAAGTTTGGCTGAATGCCGATAGTAAACTTTCTTATTCCAAAGTATTTACAGGTGCTACAAGAGCTGTTACCTTAAGCGGAGAAGCTTATTTTGAGGTTGCGCGCGATAAAAAACATCCTTTTATTATTTCGGCTAATGGGATCAAGGTAAAAGTTTTGGGAACGGCTTTTAACTTAAAAGCTTATCCGGACGATGAGAATACCGAAACAACACTGATTCATGGCCTGGTAGAGGTAAGTATGGATGATCAGCCTTTAAGCCGAATTAGCCTTAAACCCGGAGAGAAGCTGAAAGTGCACAATGAGCAAAAAGACAAACCGAAAGAAACCGTCAAAAAAGAACAGCCTACTATTCTGCTGAGCAAATCGAATGTACAGATTGAAGATAATAAAGTAAAAGAAAGTCTTTGGACCGAAAACAAGCTGGTATTTGATGGCGAGCCTTTTCAAAATATTGCTGTTAAGCTTGGCAGATGGTACAATAAAGAAATTATCATTAATGATGAAGACCTCGCAAGGATTAATTTATCAGGAACCTATGAAAATAAAACCCTCGAGCAGGTGTTGCTTTCCCTGCAGTTAGCAGCCAAATTTAACTACCGGATAGAAAAAAATCTGGTTTATATCCAATCAATAACCTCAACCAAAAACTAAACCAATTGATATGAAAGAAACCTAAACTTTAGAGAAAAAAAAGGAGAATGTTGACGCATCCCCCTTTAATTGTGAATTGTCGAAATGGCCCTCGCTGAACACGTATTAAGCCATTTAATTAACAAAACCAAAAAACAAATATATGAAAAAAAATGAACCACAGGCCGTTCTGCAACGGCCGTATCGTTCTATGCTCAAGCTTTTGCTTATGATGAAAATTGTTGTACTTTTTATTTTATTAGGTACGCTACAAACGTTTGCCACCCGGAGTGTTGCACAGGAGAAAGTTTCTATTTCTATGCAGCAGGTAGACCTGAAACAGATATTCAAATCTATTGAAAATCAAACCACTATACATTTTGTGTACAATGATGAGATTTTGCCCGCCGGCAAGTTCTTTAATGCCAGTTTTGCCAACCAATCGTGGAAAGATGTACTTGCAACGGTGTTGGCCAACACAGGTATTCATTACCGTATTGTAGAAGAAAACCTGGTAGTTTTGACCCTTGGCGACCATAACCGGATTGTAGTTAGGGGAAAGGTAACCGACGCCAAAAACACCGGGATCCCGGGAGTAAGCGTTTTAGAAAAAGGAACAAAAAACGGCGCTGTTACCAACGAAAATGGCGAGTTTAATATCAATGTTACCGATGTATCGGCTACTTTGATTTTTAAGTTTGTGGGTTATGTTACCCAGGAGTTGAATGCCAGCAATAGCTTTATGACGGTGGTGCTAAAAGAAGATGCAGCAGAGCTAAATGAAGTAGTAGTTGTGGGCTACGGCAAGCAGGAGAAGAAATTTTTAACAGGGTCTGTAGTTTCTATCTCAGGCAGTACAGTTAGCAATATTCCGGTTTCCAATGTTTCCAATGCGCTTGCCGGAAGATTAGCTGGTTTGGTGGTAATGTCCCCAAGTGGCCTACCGGGAGTAAGTTCTTCAGTAAGGGTTAGGGGAACTACTTCATATTCTGGTCAGGACCCGCTTTATGTTATAGATGATATTCCGCGTAGTAAACAAGAGTTTGATTTACTTTCGCCCAATGATATCGAGAGTATCTCGGTTTTAAAAGATGGTGCGGCAGCTATTTACGGGGTTAGAGGCGGTAGCGGTGTAGTACTGGTTACCACCAAACAAGGCGCCGAAGGACCTGCTAAGTTTAGTTTTAACATCAGTCACGGACAATCAGATCCTACGCGCATGCCTAAAAGGCTAAACTCATACCAGGATGCACTTTACCGCAACAATTACTATCTAAATCAAGGCGTTGCAGCTAACGATCCGCGATATTATACACCCGATGAACTTGAATTTTATAAGGCCGGAACCATTAATACAGATCTTTTTGAAATGATTAGTAAAACGCCGCGCACTACCGATGCCAATTTAAGTGTAACAGGTGGCTCGCAAAATGCCCGGTATTATGTTTCTACAGGTTATTTTAGCGAAACCGGCTTGTTTGATAAGTTAGAATCTAAACGGTTTAACATACTCAGTAACCTCGATTTCAAATTTGGCAATGGTTTTTCAGCTAAGGTAAACTTGCAGGGAACAGTTAGGCCAAATACCACTCCATGGTGGTATGATGGCGTAAATACAACAACCTTAAGCGATCTTACCCGTGCTGCAATGAATTTTACTCCGCTAAGCCCTGCGTATGTAAACGGTCTGCCCGATGGAAGTTTATACCACTTTTTAGTACCCGAGGTAATTAAAAATGGTTATATCAAAGGAGAT is drawn from Pedobacter sp. HDW13 and contains these coding sequences:
- a CDS encoding alkaline phosphatase family protein → MKKLKSLLFLIATALVVLSCKKAVTEAGASASSPDEKATARNILAVKPKKVLFIGIDGCVWKALTATNAPNLKNLMDQSYTSTNALAQVPTWSSNGWSALFTGVGVAKHKASDNSFSGADFVNYPSFFRQIKTSLPALRTASIVTWSSINNFIVATPDVTVKQNSANDNATEVRIIQEITSSNTDVSFCHFDNVDHAGHASNYRLTSQMYIDSVKAVDARVGRILNAVKTRTTYNNEDWLIVVATDHGGDLSHGEVVTWSKMHLLS
- a CDS encoding LamG domain-containing protein, which codes for MAYCSCYRSWRRFKSRGSSYLEQNAFIILNNSAISPQLVNTLPTTTTESNPHNITTVDFKTNVYGELPALSNLNLSATSSFTIEFRARATTTTSDPVIIGNKNWASGYNKGIIIANRNGVIRANFGDGTHRLDIDGVDLSDQLWHQVAVVVNRGTQKAILYDGGIQVAEGNISSVGDLQSGNVFKIGQDGTGNYSPYFTGNISELRLFKSALPATSISAYSFTALTSAHPQQADLVLYTKGNETSGTVYNGTLVTPKINILTKNSATITRSALTVPIFYRKTTDYHGAPYLYTVPPTILSFLGISPPAYYDGQTLINF
- a CDS encoding RNA polymerase sigma-70 factor; translated protein: MDIIALQHRIALMRDETAYKKLFLHFYSGLLRFSITYVKQKEIAEEIVSDVLLKVWTMEKALLDVSNAKVYLFCATKNSSINFLVRNRKYTTWDIDQVAPSSLVELSTPMERMLDAELKEKIEKCVKALSPKCRMAFMLNRQDGLSYREVAEIMEISSNTVDRHLQLAQQKLGAALSVYLHR
- a CDS encoding FecR family protein, whose amino-acid sequence is MDDARFYWLINQVNAGNILDEELNELHELMEYDPGLRTIYTLLTAKSEPQSRAEEAQAMEAYMAHYAKMQLSGHFDQATTDQSLLSQKTEKKKIFKLPKRLLQAAAAMLLLAIPIYLLMLKKQSNQELVLVTKKGEKNKVVLADGTKVWLNADSKLSYSKVFTGATRAVTLSGEAYFEVARDKKHPFIISANGIKVKVLGTAFNLKAYPDDENTETTLIHGLVEVSMDDQPLSRISLKPGEKLKVHNEQKDKPKETVKKEQPTILLSKSNVQIEDNKVKESLWTENKLVFDGEPFQNIAVKLGRWYNKEIIINDEDLARINLSGTYENKTLEQVLLSLQLAAKFNYRIEKNLVYIQSITSTKN